In Streptomyces sp. NBC_01408, one DNA window encodes the following:
- a CDS encoding phosphoribosyltransferase, giving the protein MEAVWSGTWVADRLGVRLEEAAEEVREPGSPRLADLLGLALRRNPKRAHLLVSQVLGKHVPQSPRTVYAAGYGLGERVRALLGNQAASAVVLGYAETATGLGHCVADGLGYAPYLHSTRRPVPGVEPAGGFEESHSHATSHLLLPEDPALLAGSGPLVLVDDEFSTGSTVLNTIRDLHGRHPRPHYVVVALVDMRSAADRDRLTAFAAEIGARVDLIALASGTVHLPEGILAKGQALVAEYEEDQPEAGDTQPRRRLRRGAPADGPQPITRIPLAWPAAVPDGGRHGFTPAHRSALDSAVPEMTGRISAALGYDPGRVLVLGNEELMYAPLRLAKALEETGAAREVRFSTTTRSPVLAVDDPGYAIRTRLVFPAHDAPADGPGDRYAYNVAGAGFDAVVAVVDSAGDTPELRAGLLAGLAPHTGRVLLAVIPSYVPDVPDRREPIMTEPLRGPAFSSYAPEDVGWLLQDFSDVELEAPTEEREEAIQAGGAHYAESLPVEYQPSPQYQELYRSALAASAARIARAVGTVTETVLAERSPSPVLVSLARAGTPVGVLMRRWAAARHGLDLPHYAVSIVRGRGIDANALRWLAAHHDPADIVFVDGWTGKGAITRELKAALGEFPGFDPEIVVLADPGSCVSTYGTREDFLIPSACLNSTVSGLISRTVLRSDLVGPADFHGAKFYRELAGADVSVDFVATVAAHFDDVAEAVDDEVKELLAADRTPTWEGWAAVERISEEYGIHDVNLVKPGVGETTRVLLRRVPWKILAQRGAGADLDHVRLLAEQRGVPVEEVDGLPYTCVGLIHPRFTRGATGADGKAVSSK; this is encoded by the coding sequence ATCGAAGCAGTGTGGTCGGGAACCTGGGTCGCGGACCGGCTGGGCGTGCGCCTGGAGGAGGCCGCCGAGGAGGTCCGCGAGCCGGGCTCACCGCGGCTCGCGGACCTGCTCGGGCTGGCGCTGCGGCGCAACCCCAAGCGGGCGCACCTGCTCGTCTCGCAGGTCCTGGGCAAGCACGTCCCGCAGTCCCCGCGGACCGTGTACGCCGCCGGATACGGCCTCGGCGAACGGGTCCGGGCGCTGCTCGGCAACCAGGCCGCCTCCGCGGTGGTCCTCGGCTACGCCGAGACCGCCACCGGGCTCGGCCACTGCGTCGCCGACGGCCTGGGATACGCCCCCTACCTGCACTCCACCCGCCGGCCGGTGCCGGGCGTGGAGCCCGCGGGCGGCTTCGAGGAGTCCCACTCGCACGCCACCTCGCACCTGCTGCTGCCCGAGGACCCCGCGCTGCTCGCCGGCAGCGGCCCGCTGGTCCTCGTCGACGACGAGTTCTCCACCGGCAGCACCGTCCTGAACACCATCCGCGACCTCCACGGCCGCCACCCCCGCCCGCACTACGTGGTCGTCGCCCTCGTCGACATGCGCTCCGCGGCCGACCGTGACCGGCTCACCGCCTTCGCCGCCGAGATCGGCGCCCGCGTCGACCTCATAGCCCTGGCCTCCGGCACGGTCCACCTCCCCGAGGGCATCCTGGCCAAGGGCCAGGCCCTGGTCGCGGAGTACGAGGAGGACCAGCCCGAGGCCGGGGACACTCAGCCCCGCCGGCGTTTGAGGCGCGGAGCCCCGGCAGACGGCCCGCAGCCGATCACCCGCATCCCGCTCGCCTGGCCGGCCGCAGTGCCGGACGGCGGCCGCCACGGCTTCACCCCGGCCCACCGCTCGGCCCTGGACAGCGCCGTGCCCGAGATGACGGGCCGGATATCGGCCGCGCTCGGCTACGACCCCGGCCGCGTCCTCGTCCTCGGCAACGAAGAGCTGATGTACGCCCCGCTGCGCCTCGCCAAGGCCCTGGAGGAGACCGGCGCGGCCCGCGAGGTCCGGTTCTCCACCACCACCCGCTCGCCCGTGCTCGCCGTGGACGACCCCGGCTACGCCATCCGCACCCGGCTCGTCTTCCCCGCCCACGACGCGCCCGCCGACGGCCCCGGCGACCGGTACGCGTACAACGTCGCGGGCGCCGGTTTCGACGCCGTCGTCGCCGTCGTCGACTCCGCCGGTGACACCCCCGAGCTGCGCGCCGGACTCCTCGCGGGCCTTGCCCCGCACACCGGCCGCGTCCTGCTGGCCGTCATACCTTCCTACGTACCCGACGTACCCGACCGGCGGGAGCCGATCATGACCGAGCCCCTGCGCGGCCCCGCCTTCTCCTCGTACGCCCCCGAGGACGTCGGCTGGCTGCTCCAGGACTTCTCCGACGTCGAGCTGGAGGCCCCCACCGAAGAGCGCGAGGAGGCGATCCAGGCGGGCGGCGCCCACTACGCCGAATCGCTGCCCGTCGAGTACCAGCCGTCCCCGCAGTACCAGGAGCTCTACCGCAGTGCCCTGGCCGCCTCCGCGGCCCGCATAGCCCGGGCCGTCGGCACGGTCACCGAGACCGTCCTGGCCGAACGCTCCCCGTCCCCCGTCCTGGTCTCCCTGGCCCGCGCCGGAACCCCCGTCGGCGTGCTCATGCGCCGCTGGGCCGCCGCCCGGCACGGCCTCGACCTGCCGCACTACGCCGTCTCCATCGTGCGCGGCCGCGGCATCGACGCCAACGCCCTGCGCTGGCTGGCCGCCCACCACGACCCGGCCGACATCGTCTTCGTCGACGGCTGGACCGGCAAGGGCGCCATCACCCGCGAGCTGAAGGCCGCGCTCGGCGAGTTCCCCGGCTTCGACCCGGAGATCGTCGTCCTCGCCGACCCCGGCTCCTGCGTGTCGACGTACGGCACCCGCGAGGACTTCCTCATCCCCTCCGCCTGTCTCAATTCCACCGTATCCGGACTCATCTCGCGTACGGTTCTGAGGTCCGACCTCGTCGGACCCGCCGACTTCCACGGCGCGAAGTTCTACCGCGAGCTCGCCGGGGCCGACGTCTCCGTCGACTTCGTCGCCACCGTCGCCGCCCACTTCGACGACGTGGCCGAAGCCGTCGACGACGAGGTCAAGGAGCTGCTGGCGGCCGACCGCACGCCCACCTGGGAAGGCTGGGCGGCGGTGGAACGCATCAGCGAGGAGTACGGCATCCACGACGTGAACCTGGTCAAGCCCGGCGTCGGCGAGACCACCCGGGTCCTGCTGCGCCGGGTGCCGTGGAAGATCCTCGCCCAGCGGGGAGCCGGGGCCGACCTGGACCACGTACGCCTGCTCGCCGAGCAGCGCGGCGTCCCAGTGGAAGAGGTCGACGGGCTGCCCTACACCTGCGTCGGACTCATCCACCCCCGTTTCACGCGCGGCGCCACCGGCGCCGACGGAAAGGCTGTGTCCTCGAAGTGA
- a CDS encoding zinc ribbon domain-containing protein — protein sequence MPRYEYRCRTCDDTFEVSRPMAESSAPADCPAGHADTVKLLSAVAVGGSSGAPAPAMGGGGGGGCCGGGGCG from the coding sequence ATGCCTCGATACGAATACCGCTGCCGGACCTGCGACGACACCTTTGAGGTCAGCCGGCCGATGGCCGAGTCCTCCGCGCCCGCCGACTGCCCCGCGGGCCACGCCGACACCGTCAAGCTGCTGTCGGCCGTGGCCGTCGGCGGGAGCAGCGGCGCGCCCGCGCCCGCCATGGGCGGCGGGGGCGGGGGCGGCTGCTGTGGTGGTGGCGGCTGCGGCTGA
- a CDS encoding O-methyltransferase, giving the protein MTKGNSTKITDELYQYMLDHNPPLDEVQRGLVATTYEKFPDVAGMQSAEEQGPLLAFLVRLTGARHIVEVGTFTGFSTLSMAQALPADGRLIACDVSEEWTAYGRQAWEAAGVADRIDLRIAPALETLRAMPAEPHVDLAYLDADKENQIAYWEELVPRLRTGGLIVTDNTLYHGTVLDESATGSAAGVRAFNEHVAADPRTDSVLLAISDGLTLSRKR; this is encoded by the coding sequence ATGACCAAGGGCAACAGCACCAAGATCACCGACGAGCTGTACCAGTACATGCTCGACCACAACCCCCCGCTGGACGAGGTCCAGCGGGGGCTGGTGGCGACCACCTACGAGAAGTTCCCGGACGTCGCCGGCATGCAGTCGGCGGAGGAGCAGGGCCCGCTGCTGGCGTTCCTGGTCCGGCTGACCGGCGCACGCCACATCGTGGAAGTCGGCACCTTCACCGGCTTCTCCACCCTGTCGATGGCCCAGGCGCTGCCCGCCGACGGCCGCCTCATCGCCTGCGACGTCTCCGAGGAGTGGACGGCGTACGGGCGGCAGGCCTGGGAGGCGGCGGGCGTCGCCGACCGCATCGACCTGCGCATCGCCCCGGCGCTGGAAACCCTCCGGGCGATGCCCGCAGAACCCCACGTCGACCTGGCCTACCTGGACGCGGACAAGGAGAACCAGATCGCGTACTGGGAGGAACTCGTGCCCAGGCTGCGCACGGGCGGCCTGATCGTCACGGACAACACCCTGTACCACGGCACGGTCCTCGACGAGTCGGCCACCGGCTCGGCGGCGGGGGTCCGCGCCTTCAACGAACACGTCGCGGCGGACCCCAGGACGGACTCCGTCCTGCTGGCGATCTCGGACGGCCTCACCCTGTCGCGCAAGCGCTGA
- a CDS encoding site-specific integrase, with protein MATQRKRNPNGAGTITQRKDGRFQAAVYVLQPDGTRARKFAYGKTWAECDVKRRDLLAKVDQGVPVPTRSAKLSEWLPYWLDNIVKPHRKRTTFAKYETHVRLYLVPLLGSKRLESLGVGDVRRVLVQLQKKTSAATAKESHRVLRTALAAAVREELVTRNVATLVEPPKVEARDLSPWSLQETLDFLAAGRKDPLFAAFVLAIALGFRRGEIVGLRWENVDLDRREIRVRTQRQRVGGEAYEDDPKGRRRRQTLPLPGICVAPLRWQRMKQAEARAKAGDAWQESGYVFTTRTGRPIEPRNVYRSFTRVAKDAGLRVIRLHDARHGTATLLTAAGVPPRVVMEILGHSQIAVTMNVYAHVVQETQREAIGHMDRLLRQRPGRS; from the coding sequence ATGGCCACCCAGCGCAAGCGCAACCCGAACGGCGCGGGCACCATCACCCAGCGCAAGGACGGCCGGTTCCAGGCTGCCGTGTACGTCCTCCAGCCCGATGGCACCCGAGCGCGGAAGTTCGCCTACGGCAAGACCTGGGCCGAGTGCGACGTGAAGCGCCGGGACCTGCTCGCCAAGGTCGACCAGGGCGTGCCCGTGCCGACGCGGTCCGCCAAGCTCTCCGAGTGGCTGCCGTACTGGCTGGACAACATCGTGAAGCCGCACCGCAAGCGCACGACCTTCGCCAAGTACGAGACGCATGTCCGGCTCTACCTGGTGCCGTTGCTCGGGTCGAAGCGGCTGGAATCGCTGGGCGTGGGTGACGTCCGGCGGGTCCTCGTGCAGCTGCAGAAGAAGACCAGCGCGGCAACCGCCAAGGAGTCGCACCGTGTGCTGCGAACCGCTCTCGCTGCTGCGGTCCGGGAGGAGCTGGTCACACGGAACGTGGCAACGCTCGTCGAGCCGCCCAAGGTTGAGGCGCGGGACCTGTCGCCCTGGAGCCTCCAGGAAACCTTGGACTTCCTCGCCGCCGGCCGTAAGGACCCGCTGTTCGCCGCCTTTGTCCTGGCCATCGCGCTCGGATTCCGGCGGGGCGAGATCGTGGGACTCCGGTGGGAGAACGTGGACCTCGACAGACGCGAGATCCGGGTCCGGACGCAGCGGCAGCGCGTTGGGGGCGAGGCCTACGAGGACGACCCCAAGGGACGGCGCCGTCGGCAGACCCTCCCCCTGCCCGGGATCTGCGTCGCTCCCCTGCGCTGGCAGCGGATGAAGCAGGCCGAGGCGCGGGCCAAGGCCGGAGACGCCTGGCAGGAGTCCGGGTACGTGTTCACCACCCGGACCGGTCGGCCCATCGAGCCGCGGAACGTCTACCGGTCCTTCACCCGCGTGGCCAAGGACGCTGGTCTCAGGGTCATTCGGCTGCACGACGCGCGGCACGGGACGGCCACTTTGTTGACCGCCGCCGGCGTACCGCCCCGGGTGGTGATGGAGATCCTCGGGCACAGTCAGATCGCCGTCACGATGAACGTGTACGCGCACGTCGTGCAGGAGACGCAGCGCGAGGCGATCGGGCACATGGACCGGCTGTTGAGGCAGCGTCCCGGCCGTTCCTGA
- a CDS encoding helix-turn-helix domain-containing protein, producing MTTVPEVMQRLKLGRSTVYDLIRSRRLVSITVGRARRIPADAVREFIDFEIGEAA from the coding sequence TTGACCACCGTGCCCGAGGTCATGCAGCGGCTCAAGCTCGGGCGGTCGACCGTCTACGACCTCATCCGGTCCCGGCGGCTCGTCTCCATCACCGTCGGCCGGGCTCGCCGTATCCCCGCCGACGCCGTCCGGGAGTTCATCGATTTCGAGATCGGAGAGGCTGCCTGA
- a CDS encoding DUF4383 domain-containing protein, whose amino-acid sequence MAAHTFHKPRAPRAPQAPPVPHESYAPHAVYGCHEPHEHYAPYMAHEPYPSHEPPPVSQRLLRRVLHPVNARLDNHLPTDHRLSTVYRVGAGLTGLLLVAFGILGLIDRIGFFDTGGDTVLALNTNGALSVLSICIGALLFTGMVIGGTFASTLNIALGLLFIASGFVNLALLDTSLNFLAFKIQNVLFSFVVGVMLMWFGMYGRVGSALPHDNPYWRARHPDQAAREQRTRTAGRTF is encoded by the coding sequence ATGGCTGCCCACACTTTCCACAAGCCTCGTGCGCCCCGCGCACCCCAGGCACCCCCTGTGCCGCATGAGTCTTACGCGCCTCATGCCGTGTACGGGTGCCACGAGCCCCATGAGCACTACGCGCCGTACATGGCCCATGAGCCTTACCCGTCCCACGAACCACCACCGGTCTCGCAGAGATTGCTGCGCCGCGTCCTGCATCCCGTCAACGCCCGGCTCGACAATCATCTGCCCACCGATCACCGGCTGAGCACGGTCTACCGGGTCGGCGCCGGCCTGACCGGGCTGCTGCTGGTCGCCTTCGGCATCCTGGGGCTCATCGACCGGATCGGGTTCTTCGACACGGGTGGGGACACGGTGCTCGCGCTGAACACCAACGGCGCGCTGAGTGTCCTGTCGATCTGCATCGGCGCCCTGCTGTTCACCGGGATGGTGATCGGCGGGACCTTCGCTTCGACCCTGAACATCGCGCTGGGTCTGCTGTTCATCGCGAGCGGGTTCGTGAACCTCGCGCTGCTGGACACGAGCCTGAACTTCCTGGCCTTCAAGATCCAGAACGTGCTGTTCAGTTTCGTCGTCGGCGTGATGCTGATGTGGTTCGGCATGTACGGGCGGGTGGGCAGCGCCCTGCCCCACGACAATCCGTACTGGCGTGCCCGACACCCGGACCAGGCGGCCCGTGAGCAACGCACCCGCACGGCCGGGAGAACGTTCTAG
- a CDS encoding HAD family hydrolase translates to MTVLIASDLDRTLIYSSAALALTMPDPVAPRLLCVEVHESKPLSFMTETAAGLLAELTADPSVVFVPTTTRTRKQYQRISFPGRPARYAICANGGQLLVDGVPDRDWRRQVAARLAEECAPLEEVHAHLLATADPAWLRKARLAEDLFAYLVVERDLVPEEWLKSLTRWSEARGWTVSLQGRKIYAVPRPLTKSAAMYEVARRTGATTTLAAGDSLLDADLLLAADAAWRPGHGELAEAGWTAPTVTALPTAGVLAGEEIVRAFTGEAARLGTLGA, encoded by the coding sequence GTGACTGTCCTGATAGCCAGCGACCTCGACCGTACGCTCATCTACTCGTCGGCCGCCCTCGCCCTGACCATGCCGGACCCGGTGGCCCCCCGGCTGCTGTGCGTCGAGGTCCACGAGAGCAAGCCGCTGTCCTTCATGACGGAGACGGCGGCCGGCCTGCTGGCGGAGCTGACGGCCGACCCGTCGGTGGTCTTCGTCCCGACGACGACGCGGACCCGCAAGCAGTACCAGCGGATCAGCTTCCCCGGCCGCCCGGCCCGCTACGCGATCTGCGCCAACGGCGGCCAGCTGCTGGTCGACGGGGTCCCCGACCGGGACTGGCGCCGGCAGGTCGCCGCCCGCCTCGCCGAGGAGTGCGCCCCGCTGGAGGAGGTGCACGCCCACCTGCTGGCGACGGCGGACCCCGCCTGGCTGCGCAAGGCGCGCCTGGCGGAGGACCTCTTCGCCTACCTGGTCGTCGAACGCGACCTGGTCCCCGAGGAATGGCTCAAGTCCCTGACGCGCTGGTCCGAGGCCCGCGGCTGGACCGTCTCCCTCCAGGGCCGCAAGATCTACGCGGTCCCGCGCCCGCTCACCAAGAGCGCGGCGATGTACGAGGTGGCCCGCCGTACGGGAGCCACCACCACCCTCGCCGCGGGCGACTCCCTGCTGGACGCCGACCTGCTCCTCGCCGCGGACGCGGCCTGGCGCCCCGGCCACGGCGAACTGGCCGAAGCGGGCTGGACGGCCCCGACGGTGACGGCCCTGCCGACGGCGGGCGTCCTCGCCGGCGAGGAAATCGTCCGCGCATTCACCGGGGAAGCCGCCCGGCTCGGCACACTGGGCGCATGA